One Streptomyces sp. L2 genomic window carries:
- a CDS encoding RidA family protein yields the protein MTDATPEPARTVKVALTPSTHTTPPAKFSHGVRKGNLLQVAGQVGFLPAEEGRPPTPAGPTLREQTPQTLANVRAILEEGGATWDDVMMIRVYLTDVDHFAEMNDIYNRYFEEQGLTQPPAARTTVYVGLPAGLLIEIDALAVLG from the coding sequence ATGACGGACGCGACGCCCGAGCCGGCCAGGACGGTCAAGGTCGCCCTGACCCCCAGCACCCACACCACCCCGCCCGCGAAGTTCTCCCACGGCGTCCGGAAGGGCAACCTCCTCCAGGTCGCCGGCCAGGTCGGCTTCCTGCCCGCCGAGGAGGGCAGGCCGCCCACCCCCGCCGGTCCCACCCTGCGCGAGCAGACCCCGCAGACCCTCGCCAACGTCCGCGCGATCCTCGAAGAGGGCGGCGCGACCTGGGACGACGTGATGATGATCCGCGTCTATCTGACGGACGTCGACCACTTCGCCGAGATGAACGACATCTACAACCGGTACTTCGAGGAGCAGGGCCTCACCCAGCCGCCCGCCGCCCGCACCACCGTCTACGTCGGTCTCCCGGCCGGCTTGCTCATCGAGATCGACGCCCTCGCCGTACTCGGCTGA
- a CDS encoding IclR family transcriptional regulator produces the protein MSQTVDRALSILPLLAEGPADLGQVADRLGVHKSTALRLLRTLHEHGLVYRQSDQRYRLGARLFALAQEAMENLDVREIAHPHLARLNDRCGHTVHLAVYEEGEVLYIDKVESRYPVRMYSRIGKPVAITVAAVAKLLLADLPEPERRAVAEKLDYPTYTPRSTPNAAAFLRELAQVSEQGWATDLGGHEESINCVAAPVRGADGRVVAAMSVSAPNVVVTAEELLTLLPQVRRTADEISGEYSGRTPVRNPE, from the coding sequence ATGAGCCAGACCGTCGACCGCGCCCTGAGCATCCTGCCCCTGCTCGCCGAGGGCCCCGCGGACCTCGGCCAGGTCGCCGACCGCCTCGGCGTCCACAAGTCCACGGCCCTGCGCCTCCTGCGCACCCTCCACGAACACGGCCTGGTCTACCGCCAGTCCGACCAGCGCTACCGCCTCGGCGCCCGCCTCTTCGCCCTCGCCCAGGAGGCGATGGAGAACCTCGACGTCCGCGAGATCGCCCACCCCCACCTCGCCCGCCTCAACGATCGGTGCGGACACACCGTCCACCTCGCCGTGTACGAGGAGGGCGAGGTCCTCTACATCGACAAGGTGGAGAGCCGCTACCCGGTCCGCATGTACTCCAGGATCGGCAAACCGGTCGCGATCACCGTGGCCGCCGTGGCGAAACTCCTCCTCGCCGACCTCCCCGAACCCGAGCGCCGCGCGGTGGCCGAGAAGCTCGACTACCCCACGTACACGCCCCGTTCGACACCGAACGCCGCCGCCTTCCTCAGGGAACTGGCGCAGGTCAGCGAACAGGGCTGGGCCACCGACCTCGGCGGCCACGAGGAGTCCATCAACTGCGTCGCCGCCCCCGTGCGCGGCGCCGACGGCCGGGTGGTCGCCGCGATGTCGGTGTCCGCGCCGAACGTCGTCGTCACCGCCGAGGAACTCCTCACCCTCCTCCCGCAGGTCCGCCGCACGGCGGACGAGATCAGCGGCGAGTACTCCGGCAGAACACCAGTAAGGAACCCCGAATGA
- a CDS encoding alanine racemase, which produces MRSTHTTAVALARLAGERVGHRFKGLPPDAAGLTVGELAAQRRNLFDPASGFTTPVLALSAERLEHNLALMESYATRHGLTFAPHGKTSMAPRLFHRQIEHGAWGITLAVPHQVRVAREFGIQRVFLGNELVDAAALRWIAGELAADPEFRFVCYVDSVRGVELMDAALHGAARPVDVVVELGAGEGARTGVRTEAEAAAVADAVAGVETLRLVGVAGYEAQVPGAGPESVRGWLERLVALAVEFDKAGRFAGAGEIVVSAGGSEWFDVVADVFAGIPAMSLPVLKLLRSGAYVSHDDLHYRRLTPFNRVPEEGALEPAFRLWAQVVSRPSPSQAFVNAGKRDAAYDLGDPVAQVVRRDGTERPATGIEVTAFSDQHLWLGTAPEADVEVGDWVGFGLSHPCTIFDKWQLIPLAEADGTVVDYIRTFF; this is translated from the coding sequence ATGCGCTCCACGCACACCACCGCGGTCGCGCTCGCCCGGCTGGCCGGGGAACGGGTCGGCCACCGCTTCAAGGGCCTCCCGCCGGACGCCGCCGGACTGACCGTCGGCGAGCTGGCGGCCCAGCGCCGCAATCTCTTCGACCCGGCGAGCGGCTTCACGACCCCCGTCCTCGCGCTGTCCGCCGAGCGGCTGGAGCACAACCTCGCGCTCATGGAGTCGTACGCGACCCGGCACGGCCTGACCTTCGCGCCGCACGGCAAGACCTCCATGGCCCCCCGGCTGTTCCACCGGCAGATCGAGCACGGGGCGTGGGGCATCACCCTCGCGGTGCCCCACCAGGTGCGGGTGGCACGGGAGTTCGGCATCCAGCGGGTCTTCCTGGGCAACGAGCTCGTGGACGCGGCCGCGCTGCGCTGGATCGCCGGCGAGCTGGCCGCCGACCCGGAGTTCCGCTTCGTCTGCTACGTCGACTCCGTGCGCGGCGTGGAACTGATGGACGCGGCCCTGCACGGCGCGGCCCGGCCGGTGGACGTCGTCGTGGAGCTGGGCGCGGGCGAGGGCGCGCGGACCGGGGTGCGGACGGAGGCGGAGGCCGCGGCCGTCGCGGACGCGGTGGCGGGCGTGGAGACGCTGCGGCTGGTGGGCGTGGCGGGGTACGAGGCCCAGGTGCCCGGCGCCGGTCCGGAGTCGGTGCGGGGCTGGCTGGAGCGGCTGGTGGCGCTCGCCGTCGAGTTCGACAAGGCCGGCCGGTTCGCGGGCGCCGGCGAGATCGTGGTGAGCGCCGGCGGCAGCGAGTGGTTCGACGTCGTCGCCGACGTGTTCGCCGGCATTCCCGCCATGTCCCTCCCGGTGCTGAAGCTGCTGCGCTCGGGGGCGTACGTCTCGCACGACGACCTGCACTACCGCCGGCTGACCCCGTTCAACCGGGTACCCGAGGAGGGCGCGCTGGAGCCGGCGTTCCGCCTGTGGGCGCAGGTCGTCTCGCGGCCCTCCCCCAGCCAGGCCTTCGTCAACGCGGGCAAGCGCGACGCGGCCTACGACCTCGGCGACCCGGTCGCCCAGGTGGTGCGCCGGGACGGCACCGAGCGGCCGGCGACCGGCATCGAGGTGACCGCCTTCTCCGACCAGCACCTCTGGCTGGGCACCGCCCCCGAGGCGGACGTCGAGGTCGGGGACTGGGTCGGCTTCGGTCTGTCCCACCCGTGCACGATCTTCGACAAGTGGCAGCTGATCCCGCTGGCCGAGGCGGACGGCACGGTGGTGGACTACATCCGTACGTTCTTCTAG
- a CDS encoding D-aminoacylase — protein sequence MEELVIRDADVVDGSGGYSYRADVVVDRGRIVSIVKEAAAAGCLRPKAMRELDAEGLVLAPGFIDMHAHSDLALLRDPDHSAKLAQGVTLEVLGQDGLSYAPVDDRTREEVRRAITGWNGYGDDLDLDWRSVGEYLDRLDHGFDGRGIAVNAAYLVPQGTVRALAVGWEDRPATARELDRMRQLVAEGLEQGAVGLSSGLTYTPGMYADDAELTELCRVVAGYGGYYCPHHRSYGAGALEAYAEMVELTRKAGCPLHLAHATMNFRVNEGRAADLLALLDEALDTGADITLDTYPYTPGCTTLAALLPSWASEGGPERVLARLTDPATAERIRHDLEETGSDGCHGVPVEWETVEISGVSDPALADVVGRTVQEAARSRGEAPWATARRLLVEDRLGTTVLQHVGHEDNVRAIMRHRAHTGGSDGILQGDKPHPRAYGTFPRYLGHYVRESGVLTLEECVAHLTGRPAARLRLPDRGLVREGHRADLVLFDPDTVAPGATFAAPRTLPTGIPYVMVDGRFAVEDGRRTDVLAGRAVRRTPV from the coding sequence ATGGAGGAGTTGGTCATCCGGGACGCGGACGTCGTCGACGGCAGCGGCGGGTACTCCTACCGAGCCGACGTGGTCGTCGACCGCGGCCGGATCGTCTCCATCGTCAAGGAGGCGGCGGCGGCCGGCTGTCTGCGGCCCAAGGCGATGCGGGAACTGGACGCCGAGGGGCTGGTGCTGGCGCCGGGCTTCATCGACATGCACGCCCACTCCGACCTCGCCCTGCTGCGCGACCCCGACCACAGCGCGAAGCTGGCGCAGGGCGTCACGCTGGAGGTGCTCGGCCAGGACGGGCTGTCGTACGCCCCGGTCGACGACCGCACGCGGGAGGAGGTCCGCCGGGCGATCACCGGCTGGAACGGGTACGGCGACGACCTGGACCTGGACTGGCGGAGCGTCGGCGAGTACCTGGACCGGCTGGACCACGGCTTCGACGGCCGCGGGATCGCCGTCAACGCCGCCTATCTGGTCCCGCAGGGCACGGTCCGCGCGCTCGCGGTCGGCTGGGAGGACCGGCCGGCGACGGCGCGGGAGCTGGACCGGATGCGGCAGCTGGTGGCGGAGGGGCTGGAGCAGGGCGCGGTCGGGCTGTCGTCCGGGCTGACGTACACGCCGGGCATGTACGCCGACGACGCCGAACTCACCGAGCTGTGCCGGGTGGTGGCCGGCTACGGCGGCTACTACTGCCCGCACCACCGCTCCTACGGCGCCGGCGCCCTGGAGGCCTACGCCGAGATGGTGGAGCTGACCCGGAAGGCGGGCTGTCCGCTGCACCTGGCCCACGCGACGATGAACTTCCGGGTGAACGAGGGCCGGGCGGCGGATCTGCTGGCCCTGCTGGACGAGGCCCTGGACACGGGCGCCGACATCACGCTGGACACCTACCCCTACACCCCCGGCTGCACCACCCTCGCCGCGCTGCTCCCGAGCTGGGCGAGCGAGGGCGGCCCGGAGCGGGTGCTGGCCCGGCTCACCGACCCGGCGACCGCCGAGCGGATCCGGCACGACCTGGAGGAGACCGGCTCCGACGGCTGCCACGGCGTGCCCGTGGAGTGGGAGACGGTCGAGATCTCCGGCGTGAGCGACCCGGCCCTGGCCGACGTCGTGGGCCGTACGGTCCAGGAGGCCGCCCGGTCGCGTGGCGAGGCGCCCTGGGCGACCGCCCGCAGACTGCTCGTCGAGGACCGGCTCGGCACGACGGTCCTCCAGCACGTCGGCCACGAGGACAACGTCCGCGCGATCATGCGGCACCGCGCCCACACCGGCGGCTCCGACGGCATCCTCCAGGGCGACAAGCCGCACCCGCGGGCGTACGGCACGTTCCCGCGCTATCTCGGCCACTACGTCCGCGAGTCGGGCGTCCTGACGCTGGAGGAGTGCGTCGCCCACCTGACCGGGCGCCCCGCGGCCCGGCTGAGGCTGCCGGACCGCGGGCTGGTGCGCGAGGGACACCGGGCGGACCTGGTCCTGTTCGACCCGGACACGGTCGCGCCCGGTGCCACCTTCGCCGCTCCCCGTACGCTGCCGACGGGGATCCCGTACGTCATGGTCGACGGCAGGTTCGCCGTCGAGGACGGGCGGCGCACGGACGTCCTCGCCGGACGGGCGGTCCGCCGCACTCCTGTGTGA
- a CDS encoding serine protease has translation MNKPLVAALSALAIAGFGAAPAVAAPSGTTQAGVTQAGVTPAAAAPHTTAPHVKALGFAGTVALSNCSGSVIRFPRSADSDPALVMTNGHCLETGMPGPGEVITGQRSSRSFTLLSSSGSRLGTLRANQVVYSTMTDTDVTIYRLTRTYAQIKSTYGISPLTVADTHPAAGTAIKVISGYWKRTYSCNIDQFVYELREGDWTFKDSVRYTSACDTIGGTSGSPVVDTATGNVVAVNNTGNEDGERCTVDNPCEVDENGNVTIHQGINYAQETYEIPACFTTGNKLDLNASGCVLPRP, from the coding sequence ATGAACAAGCCTCTCGTGGCCGCGCTCTCGGCCCTGGCGATCGCCGGGTTCGGCGCGGCTCCGGCGGTCGCGGCACCGTCCGGCACGACTCAGGCCGGCGTCACCCAGGCCGGCGTCACCCCGGCCGCCGCGGCGCCGCACACCACGGCCCCGCACGTCAAGGCGCTCGGCTTCGCCGGCACCGTCGCGCTCAGCAACTGCTCCGGATCCGTCATCCGCTTCCCCCGTTCCGCGGACAGCGACCCGGCGCTCGTGATGACCAACGGCCACTGCCTGGAGACGGGCATGCCCGGCCCCGGCGAGGTCATCACCGGCCAGCGCTCCAGCCGCAGCTTCACCCTGCTCAGTTCCTCGGGCTCCCGGCTCGGCACGCTCCGCGCCAACCAGGTCGTCTACTCGACCATGACCGACACGGACGTCACGATCTACCGCCTCACCCGCACCTACGCGCAGATCAAGAGCACGTACGGCATCAGCCCGCTGACGGTCGCCGACACCCACCCGGCCGCCGGCACCGCCATCAAGGTCATCTCGGGCTACTGGAAGCGCACGTACAGCTGCAACATCGACCAGTTCGTGTACGAACTGCGGGAGGGCGACTGGACCTTCAAGGACTCGGTCCGCTACACGTCCGCCTGCGACACCATCGGCGGCACCTCCGGCTCCCCGGTGGTCGACACGGCCACCGGCAACGTGGTCGCCGTCAACAACACCGGCAACGAGGACGGCGAGCGCTGCACGGTGGACAACCCGTGCGAGGTCGACGAGAACGGCAACGTCACCATCCACCAGGGCATCAACTACGCCCAGGAGACGTACGAGATCCCGGCCTGCTTCACCACGGGCAACAAGCTGGACCTGAACGCCTCCGGCTGCGTCCTGCCCCGGCCGTAA
- a CDS encoding pyridoxal phosphate-dependent aminotransferase: protein MQVIQSTKLANVCYEIRGPVLEEAMRLEAAGHRILKLNTGNPAAFGFECPPEILEDVLRNVSTAHGYGDAKGLLAARRAVVMHNQTLGIETDVEHVYIGNGVSELIVMAMQGLLDDGDEVLVPSPDYPLWTAAVSLSGGTAVHYRCDEQSDWMPDLADVERKVTDRTKAIVIINPNNPTGAVYDEAVLKGLTDIARRHNLLVCSDEIYDKILYDGATHTPTAKVAPDLLTLTFNGMSKAYRVAGYRVGWMSISGPRAHADSYIEGLTILANMRLCANMPGQHGVVAALSGRQSIKDLVLPGGRLKEQRDVAHELLTQIPGVTCVRPKGALYLFPRLDPKVFKIKDDRRMVLDLLRQEKIMVVQGTGFNWSEPDHFRVVTLPSVGDLRDAITRIGSFLDGYGQP, encoded by the coding sequence ATGCAGGTGATCCAGTCGACGAAGCTCGCGAACGTCTGTTACGAGATCCGCGGCCCGGTGCTCGAAGAGGCGATGCGGCTGGAGGCGGCAGGGCACCGCATCCTGAAGCTCAATACCGGCAACCCGGCCGCCTTCGGCTTCGAGTGCCCCCCGGAGATCCTGGAGGACGTCCTCCGCAACGTCTCCACGGCGCACGGCTACGGCGACGCGAAGGGCCTGCTGGCCGCCCGCCGCGCGGTGGTCATGCACAACCAGACCCTCGGGATCGAGACGGACGTCGAGCACGTCTACATCGGCAACGGCGTCTCCGAGCTGATCGTGATGGCCATGCAGGGCCTGCTCGACGACGGTGACGAGGTCCTCGTGCCGTCCCCGGACTACCCGCTGTGGACGGCGGCCGTCTCCCTGTCCGGCGGCACGGCCGTGCACTACCGCTGCGACGAGCAGTCCGACTGGATGCCCGACCTCGCCGACGTGGAGCGCAAGGTCACCGACCGCACCAAGGCGATCGTCATCATCAACCCGAACAACCCCACCGGCGCGGTCTACGACGAGGCCGTGCTGAAGGGGCTGACGGACATCGCCCGCCGGCACAACCTGCTGGTCTGCTCGGACGAGATCTACGACAAGATCCTCTACGACGGCGCCACGCACACCCCGACCGCCAAGGTCGCCCCGGACCTGCTCACGCTCACGTTCAACGGCATGTCCAAGGCGTACCGGGTGGCCGGCTACCGGGTCGGCTGGATGTCGATCTCCGGTCCCCGCGCGCACGCCGACTCCTATATCGAGGGCCTGACGATCCTGGCGAACATGCGGCTGTGCGCCAACATGCCGGGACAGCACGGCGTGGTGGCCGCCCTGAGCGGCCGGCAGTCGATCAAGGACCTGGTCCTGCCGGGCGGCCGACTGAAGGAGCAGCGGGACGTCGCCCACGAACTGCTCACCCAGATCCCGGGCGTGACCTGCGTACGGCCGAAGGGGGCGCTGTATCTGTTCCCGCGGCTGGACCCGAAGGTCTTCAAGATCAAGGACGACCGGCGGATGGTGCTGGACCTGCTGCGCCAGGAGAAGATCATGGTCGTCCAGGGCACGGGCTTCAACTGGAGCGAGCCCGACCACTTCCGCGTGGTCACCCTGCCCTCGGTCGGTGACCTCAGGGACGCCATCACCCGGATCGGCAGCTTCCTGGACGGGTACGGGCAGCCGTAA